From the genome of Salvelinus fontinalis isolate EN_2023a chromosome 20, ASM2944872v1, whole genome shotgun sequence, one region includes:
- the LOC129817145 gene encoding sestrin-1-like isoform X1 produces the protein MRHATAATETMENNSFTVTYLYKICTHCERLSKKDVGVRIPRPQGNGPSRFIPEKEILQVSKVDPRVQSIFEDAFAALGRLDNISLVMGFHPQYLESFLRTQHYLLQMDGPLSLHYRHYIGIMAAARHQCSYLVNLHVNDFLQVGGDPKWLNGLDGAPQKLQALGELNKILAHRPWLLTKAHIEHLLKAEEHSWSLAELIHAVVLLTHYHSLASFTFGCGITPEIHSDGGHTFRSLSLSQYCVCDIANGNGHGNDLEERRGSHQVSGEVEVLMERMRQLQECRDEEEASQEEMATRFEREKTESMLVATAEDEECVQSRDVSRHFEDPSYGYKDFSRRGEHVPTFRVQDYSWEDHGYSLVNRLYPDVGQLLDEKFQMAYNLTYNTMAMHKDVDTSMLRRAIWNYIHCMFGIRYDDYDYGEINQLLDRSFKVYIKTMVCSPEKTTKRMYESFWRQFQHSEKVHVNLLLMEARMQAELLYALRAITCYMT, from the exons ATGAGGCACGCAACTGCAGCAACAGAAACCATGGAAAATAATTCATTTACAGTAACATACTTATATAAAATATGCACTCATTGTGAACGGCTAAGCAAAAAG GACGTAGGAGTTCGGATCCCAAGACCACAGGGAAATGGACCAAGTAGATTTATCCCTGAAAAAGAG ATACTTCAAGTCAGTAAAGTAGATCCGAGGGTGCAATCGATATTTGAGGACGCATTTGCTGCACTGGGTCGTCTTGACAACATCTCCTTGGTGATGGGCTTCCACCCACAGTACCTGGAGAGTTTCCTGAGAACACAGCACTACCTACTGCAGATGGATGGGCCCTTATCCCTGCACTACCGCCACTACATAGGCATCATG GCTGCGGCCAGACACCAGTGCTCCTACCTGGTCAACCTCCACGTCAACGACTTCCTCCAGGTGGGAGGGGACCCTAAGTGGCTGAATGGCCTGGACGGAGCCCCACAGAAGCTGCAGGCTCTTGGGGAGCTCAACAAGATCCTGGCCCACCGGCCCTGGCTTCTTACCAAGGCACACATTGAG CACCTGCTGAAGGCTGAAGAACACAGCTGGTCCCTGGCTGAGCTGATCCATGCTGTGGTGCTCCTCACACACTACCACTCCCTGGCGTCCTTTACCTTTGGCTGTGGCATCACCCCTGAGATCCACAGTGATGGTGGGCACACCTTCagatctctctccctcagccagTACTGTGTCTGCGACATCGCCAATGGCAATGGGCACGGCAACGAcctggaggaaaggagaggcaGCCATCAG GTGTCTGGTGAGGTGGAGGTGCTGATGGAGAGAATGAGGCAGCTGCAGGAGTGTCGTGATGAAGAGGAAGCCAGTCAGGAGGAGATGGCCACACGCTTCGAGAGGGAGAAGACCGAGAGCATGCTGGTGGCCACGGCAGAGGACGAGGAGTGTGTGCAGTCAAGAGACGTGTCCAGGCACTTTGAAGACCCCAGCTACGGCTACAAGGACTTTTCCAGGAGAGGAGAACATGTACCCACCTTCAGAGTGCAG GACTACAGTTGGGAGGACCACGGCTACTCCCTTGTCAACCGTCTGTACCCTGATGTTGGTCAGCTGCTGGATGAGAAGTTCCAGATGGCCTACAACCTGACCTACAACACCATGGCCATGCACAAAGACGTGGACACCTCCATGCTCCGCAGGGCTATCTGGAACTACATCCACTGCATGTTCGGCATCAG gtatGATGACTATGACTATGGGGAGATTAACCAGCTGTTAGACCGCAGCTTTAAGGTCTACATTAAGACCATGGTGTGCAGCCCGGAGAAAACCACCAAACGAATGTATGAGAGCTTCTGGAGGCAGTTCCAGCACTCCGAGAAG GTCCATGTAAATCTGCTTCTTATGGAAGCGCGCATGCAGGCAGAACTGCTCTACGCTCTGAGAGCGATCACCTGCTACATGACATGA
- the LOC129817145 gene encoding sestrin-1-like isoform X2: MRHATAATETMENNSFTVTYLYKICTHCERLSKKDVGVRIPRPQGNGPSRFIPEKEYLESFLRTQHYLLQMDGPLSLHYRHYIGIMAAARHQCSYLVNLHVNDFLQVGGDPKWLNGLDGAPQKLQALGELNKILAHRPWLLTKAHIEHLLKAEEHSWSLAELIHAVVLLTHYHSLASFTFGCGITPEIHSDGGHTFRSLSLSQYCVCDIANGNGHGNDLEERRGSHQVSGEVEVLMERMRQLQECRDEEEASQEEMATRFEREKTESMLVATAEDEECVQSRDVSRHFEDPSYGYKDFSRRGEHVPTFRVQDYSWEDHGYSLVNRLYPDVGQLLDEKFQMAYNLTYNTMAMHKDVDTSMLRRAIWNYIHCMFGIRYDDYDYGEINQLLDRSFKVYIKTMVCSPEKTTKRMYESFWRQFQHSEKVHVNLLLMEARMQAELLYALRAITCYMT, translated from the exons ATGAGGCACGCAACTGCAGCAACAGAAACCATGGAAAATAATTCATTTACAGTAACATACTTATATAAAATATGCACTCATTGTGAACGGCTAAGCAAAAAG GACGTAGGAGTTCGGATCCCAAGACCACAGGGAAATGGACCAAGTAGATTTATCCCTGAAAAAGAG TACCTGGAGAGTTTCCTGAGAACACAGCACTACCTACTGCAGATGGATGGGCCCTTATCCCTGCACTACCGCCACTACATAGGCATCATG GCTGCGGCCAGACACCAGTGCTCCTACCTGGTCAACCTCCACGTCAACGACTTCCTCCAGGTGGGAGGGGACCCTAAGTGGCTGAATGGCCTGGACGGAGCCCCACAGAAGCTGCAGGCTCTTGGGGAGCTCAACAAGATCCTGGCCCACCGGCCCTGGCTTCTTACCAAGGCACACATTGAG CACCTGCTGAAGGCTGAAGAACACAGCTGGTCCCTGGCTGAGCTGATCCATGCTGTGGTGCTCCTCACACACTACCACTCCCTGGCGTCCTTTACCTTTGGCTGTGGCATCACCCCTGAGATCCACAGTGATGGTGGGCACACCTTCagatctctctccctcagccagTACTGTGTCTGCGACATCGCCAATGGCAATGGGCACGGCAACGAcctggaggaaaggagaggcaGCCATCAG GTGTCTGGTGAGGTGGAGGTGCTGATGGAGAGAATGAGGCAGCTGCAGGAGTGTCGTGATGAAGAGGAAGCCAGTCAGGAGGAGATGGCCACACGCTTCGAGAGGGAGAAGACCGAGAGCATGCTGGTGGCCACGGCAGAGGACGAGGAGTGTGTGCAGTCAAGAGACGTGTCCAGGCACTTTGAAGACCCCAGCTACGGCTACAAGGACTTTTCCAGGAGAGGAGAACATGTACCCACCTTCAGAGTGCAG GACTACAGTTGGGAGGACCACGGCTACTCCCTTGTCAACCGTCTGTACCCTGATGTTGGTCAGCTGCTGGATGAGAAGTTCCAGATGGCCTACAACCTGACCTACAACACCATGGCCATGCACAAAGACGTGGACACCTCCATGCTCCGCAGGGCTATCTGGAACTACATCCACTGCATGTTCGGCATCAG gtatGATGACTATGACTATGGGGAGATTAACCAGCTGTTAGACCGCAGCTTTAAGGTCTACATTAAGACCATGGTGTGCAGCCCGGAGAAAACCACCAAACGAATGTATGAGAGCTTCTGGAGGCAGTTCCAGCACTCCGAGAAG GTCCATGTAAATCTGCTTCTTATGGAAGCGCGCATGCAGGCAGAACTGCTCTACGCTCTGAGAGCGATCACCTGCTACATGACATGA